In one Trichlorobacter lovleyi SZ genomic region, the following are encoded:
- a CDS encoding IS3 family transposase (programmed frameshift), with the protein MQHRTRYSSEFKAKVALAALTESKTLAELASEYKVHPSQISNWKQELVENASDLFGKGKKQEVNHDAEVAELHRVIGKLKAENDFLFQSARSELDRAQKQKVIATGHPDVSVERRCELLGVARASYYRGPASGLRSGDLALMRRIDELYLQHPWMGSRSLADHLTIPEEPVGRDRVRRLMLLMGIQSLSPKPGTSKRHPKHPVYPYLLRGLTIDRPNQVWATDITYIPMARGFMYLVAIMDWGTRKVLSWRLSNTLDTRFCVEALKEALFKYGAPEIFNSDQGCQFTSEAFTSVLKQWNVRISMDGKGRFKDNIFIERLWRTLKYERIYLRTYETGTELFKDLTDWFNWYNNGRKHTSLDKQTPDEAYYQRLKLAA; encoded by the exons ATGCAGCACCGCACCCGTTACAGTTCAGAATTTAAGGCCAAGGTAGCCTTGGCAGCTTTAACCGAATCCAAGACGCTGGCCGAGCTCGCCAGCGAGTACAAAGTTCACCCAAGCCAGATCAGCAACTGGAAACAGGAACTCGTTGAAAACGCCTCAGACCTCTTCGGCAAAGGGAAGAAGCAAGAGGTCAATCACGACGCCGAAGTAGCCGAGCTGCACCGCGTCATCGGCAAGCTCAAGGCGGAAAACGATTTTTTGT TCCAATCTGCCCGGTCTGAGCTTGACCGGGCGCAGAAACAGAAAGTGATCGCTACCGGCCATCCTGATGTTTCTGTCGAACGCAGATGTGAACTGCTCGGGGTAGCGAGAGCCAGCTACTACCGTGGTCCGGCATCCGGCCTTCGTTCCGGTGATCTTGCACTCATGCGGCGGATCGACGAACTCTATCTGCAGCATCCCTGGATGGGAAGTCGCTCTTTGGCAGATCATCTGACAATACCAGAAGAGCCGGTAGGCCGTGACCGGGTTCGCCGTCTGATGCTGCTGATGGGCATCCAGTCTCTGTCGCCCAAGCCGGGAACCAGCAAGCGGCATCCCAAGCATCCGGTTTACCCATATCTGCTGCGGGGACTAACCATTGACCGTCCCAATCAGGTGTGGGCAACCGACATCACCTACATTCCGATGGCCAGAGGCTTCATGTACCTGGTTGCCATCATGGACTGGGGCACCAGAAAGGTGCTCTCTTGGCGCCTGTCCAACACGCTTGACACCCGCTTCTGTGTCGAAGCACTCAAGGAGGCACTGTTCAAATACGGAGCCCCCGAGATATTCAACAGCGACCAGGGGTGCCAGTTCACCAGCGAGGCATTCACCTCAGTGCTGAAACAGTGGAACGTTAGGATCAGCATGGATGGCAAAGGCCGTTTCAAGGACAACATCTTCATTGAACGGCTCTGGCGTACCCTCAAATACGAGAGGATCTACCTTAGAACCTACGAGACCGGAACTGAGCTTTTCAAAGACCTGACAGACTGGTTCAACTGGTACAACAACGGCAGAAAGCATACATCACTTGACAAGCAGACACCGGATGAGGCGTATTACCAAAGACTGAAGCTGGCAGCCTGA
- a CDS encoding MBL fold metallo-hydrolase: protein MKFTIHRGSHEIGGTCIRISTETISILLDAGLPLAANSQPLTEADLAADALIISHSHQDHCGLLDTIPSSMPVYIGKVAKGLLNATRLFLGHPLLANDFRTIDAWLPFSVGDITITPYLMDHSATDAYGFIVEAEGKRLFYTGDFRGHGRKSVLFEKLLNKPPQNIDLMLMEGTMLQRDNSSFSDEKSVETEIANILRKQRNISFLISSSQNIDRIVSAYRACKFTGKTLVLDIYSAWVLEQVRQVSQGTPTIDWDSIGVVFDKRKSSVLFDPANRGMFGDFINQAVSNRIKGGELRTHPAKYLMLLKVSSASLIFKFACEEEPTTVIYSQWQGYLAPKPEEAIHTQVMRSIKDEVRPGVRYVYAHTSGHAPVEDLQRLVKAVKPRQLVPVHTEFPADYEFYFGNCLMVNDGTEYDLGSNNL from the coding sequence ATGAAGTTCACCATCCACCGTGGCAGCCATGAAATAGGTGGAACCTGTATCCGTATCAGTACAGAGACAATCAGTATCCTGCTGGATGCAGGTCTTCCCTTGGCAGCTAATAGCCAACCGCTGACCGAAGCTGATCTGGCGGCTGATGCGCTGATAATCAGCCACTCTCACCAAGATCACTGTGGACTGCTTGACACGATACCCTCATCCATGCCGGTATACATAGGCAAAGTTGCCAAAGGTTTGCTCAACGCCACCAGATTATTCTTGGGACACCCGCTATTAGCAAACGATTTTAGAACCATTGATGCTTGGCTACCTTTCAGTGTCGGGGATATTACAATCACCCCCTATCTGATGGACCATTCCGCAACAGATGCCTACGGATTTATTGTCGAAGCCGAAGGGAAGCGTTTATTCTATACAGGGGACTTCCGGGGCCATGGCCGCAAGTCTGTACTGTTTGAAAAGCTGCTCAATAAACCTCCTCAAAATATAGATCTAATGCTGATGGAAGGCACCATGCTGCAGCGTGATAACAGCAGCTTTTCTGATGAAAAATCAGTGGAAACTGAAATTGCAAACATCCTCAGAAAGCAGCGCAACATTTCTTTCCTTATTTCTTCTTCACAGAATATAGATCGTATTGTCTCTGCTTACCGTGCATGCAAATTCACTGGCAAAACCCTGGTACTGGATATCTATTCAGCTTGGGTTTTGGAGCAGGTACGACAAGTTTCCCAAGGTACGCCAACCATCGACTGGGATTCTATAGGCGTGGTATTTGATAAGAGGAAGTCGTCAGTTCTGTTTGACCCGGCAAACCGAGGGATGTTCGGTGACTTTATAAATCAGGCTGTTTCAAACAGAATTAAAGGAGGCGAGCTGCGAACACATCCGGCCAAGTATCTTATGCTGCTAAAAGTATCGTCAGCCAGCTTAATATTTAAATTTGCATGCGAGGAAGAGCCCACAACGGTGATCTACTCTCAGTGGCAGGGGTATCTAGCTCCCAAGCCGGAAGAAGCCATACATACCCAAGTCATGCGTTCAATTAAGGATGAAGTGCGCCCGGGTGTTCGGTATGTCTATGCCCACACCAGCGGTCACGCCCCGGTTGAAGATCTGCAACGCCTTGTCAAAGCAGTTAAGCCACGCCAATTGGTTCCTGTTCACACTGAATTCCCTGCAGATTATGAGTTTTATTTTGGCAACTGTCTGATGGTTAACGACGGGACTGAATACGATCTCGGTAGCAATAATCTGTAA
- a CDS encoding SMI1/KNR4 family protein — translation MEYSDVVIKQTKIAWEFLEQARPLITYTKLVPVSEEQISQYEQKQNKIVPPDYRYWLTLHGSGLIEFLEGTLEIVSIFELMECDGRTVSSDDPQDSWKRIYIGYPGAPITTALDSTIIDENGCAPVIITEEYGNKVDKVLASSWPMYVVRSVIEIASSLKGNTKVGTFTDEQVKAIEELSCQDIFLLDDSMRKAIERAEAHNHTCCAEMDDKNSNSEMLNSMLDFFDECLEAKKSRKLIPRLLSRLNTVFSKDDAFTETVTQLEVQIEKGYASLNDDLFFHNKVEPHHAKKLKVLLGHPRRQLRKLAEEGWLRINPGEAEKQAERAWDWLTCAENWMIVDKSGRESIRCLREAEKRAEDFTAWSACVDFWKDKIKDKDEARRCLLIAEEHVEHTNLGAVINLIQLAKCWIEFNERERARNVLLRSDAIPDAADGEMIWLAQIWREDFNDIESAKKCLKRAELLAAHEPYSLDRILEEWKAIGDQDEVKRFTAANSRYLADCEL, via the coding sequence ATGGAATATTCTGATGTTGTAATAAAGCAAACCAAGATTGCGTGGGAGTTTTTAGAACAAGCTCGGCCACTTATTACCTATACCAAGCTGGTTCCTGTTTCCGAGGAGCAGATTTCACAGTATGAGCAGAAACAAAATAAGATCGTACCTCCGGACTACCGCTACTGGTTGACCCTACACGGTTCAGGCCTTATCGAGTTTCTCGAAGGGACGCTGGAGATTGTCTCAATATTTGAGTTGATGGAATGCGATGGTCGTACCGTTTCTAGTGATGACCCGCAAGACAGCTGGAAAAGGATCTATATCGGCTACCCAGGCGCCCCAATCACAACGGCGTTGGACTCGACAATTATTGATGAAAATGGATGTGCTCCGGTAATTATAACGGAAGAATATGGAAACAAGGTAGATAAGGTACTTGCATCCTCTTGGCCAATGTATGTTGTAAGGAGTGTCATTGAAATAGCCTCTTCTCTCAAGGGCAATACCAAAGTCGGCACATTTACTGATGAGCAGGTAAAGGCAATTGAAGAGCTTTCGTGCCAAGATATTTTTCTGCTTGATGACTCGATGAGAAAAGCAATAGAGCGGGCCGAAGCTCATAACCATACTTGTTGTGCCGAGATGGACGATAAAAATAGCAACTCAGAGATGCTTAATTCAATGCTTGATTTTTTTGACGAGTGCCTTGAGGCAAAGAAATCTCGAAAACTGATTCCTCGTCTGTTGTCGAGGCTGAACACCGTCTTCAGCAAAGACGATGCATTCACTGAAACAGTCACACAATTAGAGGTACAGATCGAAAAAGGATATGCGTCATTGAATGATGATCTGTTTTTTCACAACAAGGTTGAGCCCCATCATGCAAAGAAGCTAAAAGTGCTACTTGGCCACCCGCGTCGGCAACTACGCAAGCTTGCAGAAGAGGGATGGCTAAGGATTAACCCAGGAGAAGCGGAGAAACAGGCAGAGCGGGCGTGGGATTGGCTTACATGTGCAGAGAACTGGATGATTGTCGACAAATCCGGGAGGGAGTCAATCCGATGCCTACGAGAAGCTGAAAAACGTGCGGAAGACTTTACCGCCTGGAGTGCCTGCGTGGATTTCTGGAAGGATAAAATTAAGGACAAGGACGAAGCTCGCAGGTGTCTGTTAATTGCTGAAGAACATGTTGAACATACCAATTTGGGGGCGGTTATTAACCTTATCCAGTTAGCAAAATGCTGGATAGAGTTCAATGAACGAGAACGAGCAAGAAACGTCCTGCTCCGATCTGATGCTATACCTGATGCGGCAGACGGAGAAATGATATGGCTAGCCCAGATATGGCGTGAAGACTTTAATGACATCGAGTCGGCAAAAAAATGCCTTAAGCGAGCGGAATTGTTGGCGGCGCATGAACCATACAGTTTGGATAGGATTTTAGAGGAGTGGAAAGCGATCGGCGACCAAGATGAAGTTAAAAGGTTCACGGCGGCTAATAGCCGTTATCTTGCTGATTGTGAATTATAG
- a CDS encoding helix-turn-helix transcriptional regulator, producing MSTLYRHWLILRMIPRRGTGISTVEICSRLKHEDGIETTLRTIQRDLIELEALFPIASDGRKPSGWKWTDDAANFDMPNMDPVTALTFTLASQYLEKMFPKGILSALIPYQKTAEQRLKSAVDPKLAAWPNKVRVLSRSLTTIPPTISEEITEKAYTALLEEQRFKATYTTVSGKSKTYEEVNPLGMTFVDGLTYLIASINQHVEPILLLLHRFQTIDLLDKPVTVPEDFDLDAWVQELLTFPVGSSIRLKVRFSHKVDMQRLEESPLAANQKIHATADGHELTATVEDTLQLRWWLNGFGSRVEVLAPASLRQEYVELADAYAKMYRPG from the coding sequence ATGAGTACTCTCTATCGCCACTGGCTAATCCTGCGCATGATCCCCAGGAGGGGAACCGGTATTTCGACAGTTGAGATCTGCAGTCGACTCAAACATGAAGACGGCATTGAAACTACCCTGCGTACTATCCAGCGGGATCTGATTGAACTGGAAGCGCTCTTTCCGATTGCAAGTGACGGAAGAAAACCATCGGGCTGGAAATGGACTGATGATGCTGCAAACTTTGACATGCCCAACATGGATCCGGTTACAGCCCTCACCTTTACCCTTGCCAGCCAGTATCTGGAAAAGATGTTCCCGAAAGGCATACTCTCAGCATTAATCCCCTATCAAAAAACCGCAGAGCAACGCTTAAAATCTGCTGTTGATCCAAAGCTGGCTGCCTGGCCAAATAAGGTCAGGGTCCTATCCCGCAGCCTGACGACCATTCCACCAACAATATCAGAGGAAATCACTGAAAAGGCGTACACCGCCCTGTTGGAGGAACAACGCTTCAAAGCCACCTACACAACCGTATCTGGCAAGTCAAAAACATACGAAGAGGTAAATCCTCTGGGCATGACCTTTGTTGATGGCTTGACCTACCTGATCGCCTCCATCAACCAGCATGTTGAACCGATCCTGCTGCTGCTGCACCGGTTCCAGACGATTGACCTGCTGGACAAACCGGTCACCGTGCCGGAGGACTTTGATCTGGATGCGTGGGTGCAAGAGCTTTTGACGTTTCCGGTTGGCAGTAGTATTCGATTGAAAGTTCGTTTTAGTCACAAGGTTGATATGCAGCGGCTTGAAGAGTCTCCATTGGCAGCGAATCAGAAGATACATGCAACTGCTGATGGACACGAACTTACCGCAACCGTGGAAGATACCCTGCAACTACGCTGGTGGCTCAATGGCTTTGGTAGCAGGGTGGAGGTTCTGGCTCCGGCCTCTCTGCGACAGGAGTATGTCGAGCTCGCAGATGCTTATGCCAAGATGTATAGACCTGGATAA
- a CDS encoding replicative DNA helicase, protein MQSFENQSAQNSLCKPVYRYSGQPIYAVHEFIDESLKMVQQSHEHAGAITGYPTGFLDLDHMLCGLQPGTLTVIASRPSNGKSSLAMNIAMNVGLKHTIPTAIFSLELSKEQLGIRLLSAVAHVDICRARTGHLSESDLCKLDDAKETLRKSAIYVDDTSGISITELLAKAIRLKVDHNVQVIIIDYLQLMRDDARSALDPTEISRISSSLKVLARELGVAVILLSQLHSSVGRRKAKKTRPKLSDLGNTGSLEDDADVILLIYRESVYCKACRRRDGSCVHNHEDLAEIIVAKHKNGPIGTVFVNFHADTLCFSNLC, encoded by the coding sequence ATGCAATCATTTGAAAATCAATCGGCACAGAATTCATTATGCAAACCTGTGTACCGCTATAGCGGTCAACCAATTTATGCAGTGCATGAGTTTATCGATGAATCACTTAAAATGGTTCAGCAGTCCCACGAACATGCTGGAGCTATAACCGGATATCCAACGGGGTTTCTAGACCTTGACCATATGTTATGCGGATTGCAGCCGGGAACCTTGACTGTCATAGCGTCACGCCCATCAAATGGCAAAAGTTCGTTAGCTATGAACATTGCCATGAACGTGGGGCTAAAGCACACCATTCCCACAGCAATATTTTCGCTTGAACTGTCAAAGGAACAACTGGGCATACGTTTGCTATCAGCGGTTGCCCACGTGGATATCTGCAGGGCACGAACCGGACATTTATCGGAATCAGATCTGTGCAAACTTGATGATGCGAAAGAGACCTTACGGAAAAGCGCCATCTATGTTGACGACACTTCAGGTATCAGTATTACGGAGCTCCTTGCCAAGGCCATACGCCTGAAAGTTGATCATAACGTACAGGTCATTATCATAGACTATCTGCAGCTCATGCGGGATGATGCCAGGTCAGCTCTTGATCCCACAGAAATATCCCGAATTTCAAGTTCGTTAAAGGTGTTAGCCAGAGAGCTTGGTGTAGCTGTTATTCTGCTTTCCCAACTGCATTCGTCAGTAGGCAGGCGAAAGGCAAAGAAGACCCGGCCAAAACTGAGTGATTTGGGGAACACTGGCTCACTTGAAGACGATGCCGATGTCATATTGCTCATCTACCGGGAGTCGGTCTACTGCAAAGCCTGCAGGCGTCGTGATGGTTCATGCGTCCACAACCATGAAGACCTGGCTGAAATTATTGTTGCAAAACATAAAAATGGGCCTATCGGCACTGTATTTGTCAATTTCCACGCGGATACGCTTTGTTTTAGCAACCTCTGCTAG
- the gyrA gene encoding DNA gyrase subunit A — MQEQVTQKVAVNIEDEMKRSYMDYAMSVIVGRALPDVRDGLKPVHRRCLYAMNDMGNDYNKPYKKSARVVGDVIGKYHPHGDTAVYDTIVRMAQDFSLRYLLVDGQGNFGSVDGDSPAAMRYTEIRMKQLTHELLADLEKETVPFTPNYDESLYEPAVLPAKFPNLLVNGSSGIAVGMATNIPPHNLGEIIDAIIALIHNPALSYEELLELVPGPDFPTGGTIYGRQGIIDGYATGRGVIQIRAKAHVENSKKHDRESIVVTEIPYQVNKARLITSIAELVKEKKIEGISDLRDESDRDGMRIVIDLKKDENAEVLLNQLYKHTQMQTSFGINMLAIVHNRPKLMSLAEMMHYFIEHRREMVTKRTLFELKKAEARAHILEGLKIALDWLDAVIELIRESKTPPEAKLGLMEGRFADPDYLQRLNLPRPAGYEKAVQLSEIQAQAILEMRLQRLTGLERDKIIAEYEDILRLIARLKEILGSDAEIMKIIVGELTEIKERFGDKRRTEIVHQTADISLEDTIEDAEMVVTVSHTGYIKRSAVDLYRAQRRGGKGKTGMKTREEDFVEQLFIASTKDFLLFFSDMGRVYRIKVYEIPEGSRTTKGKAVVNLVNVQEGEKITAILPVKDLNREDLYLLMATRNGVVKKTPLVEYLNIRTTGINAVNLDEGDKLISVALTDGQKDVFLASRHGKAIRFPESDARPMGRVTRGVRGMNLEARDEVIGMEVVDPTATGSTIFTLTENGFGKRTDLDEYRGQSRGGKGLITIKTTTRNGLVVGVMQVNDENQLMVITDQGKILRVPVAGFSVIGRNTQGVRVMVTEEQEKIVAVAKLAERDDEDGIEPEGEEEV; from the coding sequence ATGCAGGAACAGGTAACGCAGAAGGTCGCAGTTAATATTGAAGATGAGATGAAGCGCTCCTACATGGATTATGCCATGTCAGTCATTGTCGGCCGGGCCCTGCCGGATGTACGGGATGGTCTCAAACCGGTGCACCGCCGCTGTCTGTATGCGATGAACGACATGGGCAATGACTATAACAAGCCCTACAAAAAATCGGCCAGGGTTGTCGGTGATGTCATCGGTAAGTACCACCCCCACGGTGATACTGCCGTGTATGACACCATTGTCCGGATGGCCCAGGATTTCTCGCTGCGCTATCTGCTGGTGGATGGCCAGGGTAACTTCGGTTCGGTGGACGGCGACAGCCCGGCAGCCATGCGGTATACCGAGATCCGGATGAAGCAGCTCACCCACGAGCTGCTGGCTGATCTGGAAAAGGAAACGGTTCCGTTTACCCCCAACTACGATGAGTCCCTCTATGAACCGGCCGTGCTGCCTGCCAAGTTTCCCAACCTGCTGGTCAACGGTTCATCAGGTATTGCGGTCGGCATGGCCACCAACATCCCGCCCCACAACCTGGGGGAGATCATTGATGCCATCATCGCACTGATCCATAACCCGGCTCTTAGCTATGAAGAGTTGCTGGAGCTGGTACCTGGACCGGATTTTCCCACCGGCGGCACCATCTATGGCCGCCAGGGGATTATTGACGGATATGCCACCGGCCGCGGGGTAATCCAGATCCGGGCCAAGGCCCATGTTGAGAACAGCAAAAAGCATGATCGCGAGTCGATTGTGGTGACCGAGATCCCCTACCAGGTCAACAAGGCCCGCCTGATCACCAGTATTGCCGAGCTGGTCAAGGAAAAGAAGATCGAAGGGATCTCTGATCTGCGGGATGAGTCTGACCGTGATGGTATGCGGATTGTGATCGACCTGAAGAAGGATGAAAATGCCGAAGTGCTGCTGAACCAGCTCTATAAGCATACCCAGATGCAAACCTCCTTCGGTATCAATATGCTGGCGATTGTGCACAACCGTCCCAAGCTGATGTCACTGGCTGAGATGATGCACTATTTCATCGAGCACCGCCGTGAGATGGTTACCAAGCGGACCCTGTTTGAACTGAAAAAGGCCGAGGCCCGGGCCCATATCCTGGAAGGTCTCAAGATCGCGCTGGACTGGCTTGATGCCGTGATTGAGCTGATCCGTGAATCCAAAACCCCGCCAGAGGCAAAACTGGGTCTGATGGAAGGCCGTTTTGCTGATCCTGACTATCTGCAGCGTCTGAACCTGCCCCGCCCTGCCGGGTATGAGAAGGCGGTACAGCTCTCGGAGATTCAGGCCCAGGCCATCCTGGAGATGCGTCTGCAGCGCCTGACCGGCCTGGAGCGGGACAAAATCATTGCAGAGTATGAGGATATCCTGCGCTTGATCGCCCGCCTGAAGGAGATCCTGGGTTCTGATGCTGAGATCATGAAGATCATTGTGGGTGAGCTGACCGAGATCAAGGAGCGTTTTGGCGACAAGCGCCGCACCGAGATCGTTCATCAGACTGCCGACATTTCGCTGGAAGACACCATTGAAGATGCAGAAATGGTGGTAACGGTCTCCCATACCGGCTACATCAAGCGCAGTGCGGTTGACCTGTACCGGGCCCAGCGCCGTGGCGGCAAGGGCAAGACCGGGATGAAGACCCGTGAAGAGGATTTTGTGGAGCAGCTCTTCATCGCCTCCACCAAAGACTTCCTGCTGTTCTTCTCCGATATGGGCCGGGTCTACCGGATCAAGGTCTATGAGATCCCGGAAGGCAGCCGTACCACCAAGGGTAAGGCGGTGGTGAACCTGGTCAATGTGCAGGAGGGAGAGAAGATCACCGCCATCCTGCCGGTGAAAGACCTGAACCGTGAAGACCTGTACCTGCTGATGGCAACCCGCAACGGCGTGGTCAAGAAGACCCCGCTGGTGGAATATCTGAACATCCGGACCACCGGTATCAATGCGGTCAACCTGGATGAAGGGGACAAGCTGATCTCAGTTGCCCTGACCGATGGTCAGAAGGATGTCTTCCTGGCTTCGCGCCACGGCAAGGCTATCCGCTTCCCTGAATCCGATGCCCGCCCGATGGGCAGGGTTACCCGCGGTGTGCGGGGGATGAACCTTGAGGCACGGGACGAAGTGATCGGTATGGAGGTGGTTGACCCGACAGCAACCGGTTCCACCATCTTCACCCTGACCGAGAACGGCTTCGGCAAGCGGACCGACCTTGACGAGTATCGCGGCCAATCCCGTGGCGGCAAGGGTTTGATCACCATCAAGACCACCACCCGTAACGGTCTGGTGGTGGGCGTGATGCAGGTGAATGATGAGAACCAGCTGATGGTCATCACTGACCAGGGCAAGATCCTGCGGGTACCGGTGGCCGGTTTCTCGGTGATTGGCCGTAACACCCAGGGGGTCAGGGTGATGGTGACTGAAGAACAGGAAAAGATCGTTGCCGTGGCCAAGCTGGCAGAGCGGGATGATGAGGACGGCATTGAGCCGGAAGGTGAAGAAGAAGTTTGA
- a CDS encoding NAD(P)H-dependent glycerol-3-phosphate dehydrogenase translates to MGMKIGVIGAGSWGTALANVVAANGHDTTLWAYEPELVTGMAATRVNHLFLPGIELHPGLNYTGALAEAVSGAELVLLVTPTQVMRNLLADLAGSIAPTAILASASKGIELGTLCTVSQICCQVLGDAVRERFVALSGPTFAKEVALGLPSLIVAGSANDAAAHTVQAAFSNPVFRVYTSDDAIGVELGGAVKNVIAIAAGISDGLGFGHNTRAALITRGLAEMKRLGRAMGAQDATFAGLAGMGDLVLTCTGDLSRNRTVGVKLGQGLTLEVIMAEMRMVAEGVKSAESVNALAQKLGVEMPITQKVYEILYGNKPARQAVLELMSRDLKPEQA, encoded by the coding sequence GTGGGAATGAAGATCGGAGTGATCGGAGCAGGCAGCTGGGGGACCGCCCTGGCTAACGTGGTCGCAGCAAACGGTCATGACACAACACTGTGGGCCTATGAACCGGAGCTGGTTACCGGCATGGCGGCAACCAGGGTCAATCATCTCTTTTTGCCCGGCATTGAGCTGCACCCCGGCCTTAACTATACCGGAGCACTGGCTGAAGCGGTCAGTGGTGCCGAACTGGTGCTGCTGGTGACGCCAACACAGGTCATGCGGAATCTGCTTGCCGATCTGGCCGGCTCAATTGCTCCCACAGCCATACTGGCAAGTGCCTCCAAGGGGATTGAACTGGGGACGCTCTGTACGGTCTCGCAGATCTGCTGCCAGGTGCTGGGTGATGCGGTACGGGAACGCTTTGTTGCCCTGTCCGGCCCGACCTTTGCCAAGGAGGTGGCTCTGGGCTTGCCGTCACTGATTGTTGCCGGCTCAGCCAATGATGCTGCAGCCCATACGGTGCAGGCTGCCTTCAGCAACCCGGTTTTCCGGGTCTATACCAGTGATGATGCCATCGGGGTCGAATTGGGCGGGGCGGTTAAAAATGTGATTGCCATTGCAGCCGGCATCAGTGACGGTCTGGGATTTGGTCACAATACCAGGGCTGCCCTGATTACCCGTGGTCTGGCAGAGATGAAGCGTCTGGGGCGGGCCATGGGGGCTCAGGATGCGACCTTTGCCGGCCTGGCAGGCATGGGTGATCTGGTGCTGACCTGTACCGGTGACCTGTCCCGCAACCGTACGGTGGGGGTCAAGCTGGGCCAGGGGCTGACCCTTGAGGTGATTATGGCAGAGATGCGAATGGTGGCTGAGGGGGTTAAATCGGCAGAATCGGTTAATGCCCTGGCGCAAAAACTGGGCGTTGAGATGCCGATTACCCAGAAGGTCTATGAAATCCTCTACGGCAATAAACCGGCTCGGCAGGCGGTACTGGAGCTGATGTCCCGTGACCTGAAGCCCGAACAGGCCTGA
- a CDS encoding flagellar motor protein MotB, protein MALKKEPEKHANHERWLVSYADFITLLFAVFVTMYAMSQTDKKKVEEVAAAMRESFGYSTQAAAGQRGVLQSQDIKPIPAIKPEMAVIPMINKMPPAGPRQGGMDKGRGKTKAEEKEFKEIQSAIEAYLIKHGAQNKVSIGITRRGLVVSLKEAGFFDSGSAVIKPAGYQLLNTILEAMTQYSNPLRVEGHTDNIPISTPLFPSNWELSVSRATNVLRYLQKNYDVEPGKLSATGYGEFRPTAENSTPEGRSKNRRVDIVLLSGDAEQGEP, encoded by the coding sequence GTGGCACTGAAAAAAGAGCCTGAAAAACATGCCAACCATGAACGCTGGCTGGTCTCCTATGCTGACTTCATCACCCTGTTGTTTGCCGTGTTTGTCACCATGTATGCCATGTCCCAGACCGATAAGAAAAAGGTCGAGGAAGTAGCTGCCGCCATGCGGGAGTCGTTCGGCTATTCCACCCAGGCCGCTGCAGGGCAACGCGGGGTGTTGCAGTCCCAGGATATCAAGCCGATCCCCGCAATCAAGCCAGAAATGGCCGTTATTCCCATGATTAACAAGATGCCGCCGGCTGGCCCGAGACAGGGCGGCATGGACAAGGGGCGAGGGAAAACCAAGGCAGAGGAAAAGGAATTTAAAGAGATCCAGTCTGCCATTGAGGCCTACCTGATCAAGCATGGCGCCCAGAACAAGGTATCCATCGGGATTACCCGGCGCGGCCTGGTGGTCAGCCTGAAGGAGGCCGGTTTTTTTGATTCAGGCTCTGCGGTGATCAAACCGGCAGGATATCAGTTGCTCAATACGATCCTCGAAGCCATGACCCAATACTCCAATCCGTTGCGGGTTGAGGGGCACACCGACAACATACCGATCAGCACTCCGCTGTTTCCTTCCAACTGGGAGCTGTCAGTCTCCCGCGCCACCAATGTGCTGCGCTACCTGCAGAAGAATTACGATGTTGAACCGGGCAAACTATCGGCAACCGGGTATGGAGAATTCCGTCCCACTGCGGAAAACAGCACCCCCGAAGGTCGCTCCAAGAATCGGCGGGTAGATATCGTACTGCTTTCCGGTGATGCCGAGCAGGGTGAACCCTGA